A stretch of DNA from Pseudomonadota bacterium:
AGTTTTGCACCAGAACAGGGTCCGGACATTACCCATGCCCAGCCTGCGCGACCTGAAAAACAGGATCACATCGGTCAAATCGACCCAGAAGATCACATCCGCCATGAAAATGGTGGCGGCCAGCAAGCTGCGCCGCGCCCAGGAACAGGCCGAGGCCGGACGCCCGTACGCTGACCGGATGGCCCGCATGCTGGCCTCCCTGTCCGCAGGCATGGCCGGGGAAGAAATCCCCCCCCTTCTGGCCGGAACGGGCCGGGACCAGGTGCACCTGCTGGTGGTCCTGACGTCGGACAGGGGCCTGTGCGGGGCCTTCAACGGCAGCGTGGTGCGGGAAATCCGCCGCAAGATCAACGATCTGGTGGCCCGTGGCAAAACCGTGAAGCTGCTGTGCGTGGGGCGCAAGGGCCGCGACCTTCTGCGCCGCCAGTACCCGGGACTGATCGTTGCCTCGTTCGAGGATGTGGGCCGTAAACGCCTGTCCTTTGATGATGCGGACAGGATCACCACCCGGATCCTGGAGATGTTCGGAAACGGCGAATTCGATGTAGCCACGCTGGTCTACAACAAGTTCAGGTCCGCCATCAGCCAGGTGGTGACGCTGCAGCAAGTTGTGCCGGCCCCTGTCCCGGCCACACAGGCCGGTGCGACCGCAGGCTATGAGTTCGAACCCGATGAATCCCGCATCCTGGCGGATCTTCTGCCGCGCAATCTGGCCGTCCAGGTCTACAGCGCCCTTCTGGAAAGCGCCGCCAGCGAACAGGGCGCCCGCATGACGGCCATGGACAACGCCACCCGCAACGCCGGCGACATGATCCGCAGGCTGACGCTGACCTATAACCGCTCACGCCAGGCCTATATCACCAGGGAACTGATCGAGATCATCTCGGGCGCCGAGGCTGTCTGACGCTCCAACAAGGGGGAACTGAAATGGCTGACCACAATGGGGATGGAAAAGTGGATCAGGCACATTCGCAAACTCTGGCGCTTATGGATGCCTCTGGTTCCGCGCCGAAACAGGATACGTCCGTCCTGGCCGAAATTATCTGGCATCTGGAAACCAGGGCAAGCCGTGTGCCCCGTGAACATTGCTGGGCCCATGTTGACGCAGACAAAATGGCAAGTGTTCTGGAGGCCTTGAGGCCTCTGGGAATCAAACAGGACAAAGACTGGCCTACCCTTGAGGTAACTGAATGTGCTGGAGAATGGTTTGAACTGGTCATTTCAGCTCCCGGGGGGATCAGAAATCTGGAAGAAGCCCTTGCACCACATGGAAAAAGCATTATCCGGTCCGCTCCTGTTCATGGACCTGGACAGGGTGCTGCATCTCCCGCAGCCGGAGCCCGGCCTGTTGCCGGCTGACGGGGACAGCAGCCTTCGCTGAAAAACTGTCTTTCCCTCATGGAACCGCACTCCCGGATGTGGCATTCTGGCTCCCGTTGCTGAACGCTCCCACCCCTTCCCGAGGCCCGTGTCCATGACCCCTCTCCTGTCCGCAGCCTTCTGGCTGGTCCTGAAGATCCTGCAGATTTACCTGTGGATCCTGATCGCCAGTGTTGTCGCCAGCTGGCTGGTGGCGTTCAGCGTCATCAATACCCGCCATCCGGCCATACGCCGGATCCTGCTGGTCCTCGAGCGCCTGACAGAGCCCCTGCTGCGGCCCATCCGGCGGATCATTCCCCCTGTGGCCGGCATGGATCTGTCCCCCATCATCTTGGCCCTGGCCATCATTTTCCTGCAGCGGATCATTATCATGTACTGGCCGATGGTCCTTTATTGAGCCTGAAAGCTCCGGGAGAACCATGACCGAAACCCGCATCATCGACGGCAAGGCCATGGCCCGCGACCTGCGCACCCGCATCGCGGCGGGTGTGGCCACCCTGAAAGCCCGCACAGGCGTGGTGCCGGGACTGGCCTTTATCCTGGCGGGTGACGATCCGGCCAGCCAGGTCTATGTCCGGCGCAAGGACAGGGCCTGCCGGGCCGCGGGCATGGAGTCGCTGGAATACCGCCTGCCGGCAGATACAGCCCAGCAGGCCCTGCTGGACCTGATCGCCAGGCTGAACACCGATCCCCGCGCCCACGGGATCCTGGTCCAGCTGCCCCTGCCCGCCGGGCTGGACACCAGAACAGTGATCCAGGCGATTGACCCGGCAAAGGACGTGGACGGCATTCACCCTGTCAACATGGGGCGACTCGTGCAGGGACTACCCTCCCCCACTCCCTGTACACCCATGGGCTGCATGATGCTTCTGCGCCATGCCATGACCGGCCTTGCGGGCAAAAAAGCCCTTGTGGTGGGCCGCTCGATGATCGTCGGCCGCCCCATGTCCTCGCTCCTGCTGGCGGCGGACTGCACGGTCACAGTAGCCCATGCAAAAACAGCTGATCTGGCTGCGGAAGTGCGCCAGGCGGATATCCTGGTGGCCGCGGCGGGAAAGCCCGGCCTGATCCGGGGGGAATGGCTGAAACCCGGAGTCGTGGTGATTGACGTAGGCATCAACCGGATTCCCGGTGCGGATGGCAAAACGCGACTCGTGGGAGACGTTGATTTTGAAGGGGCGCAGGGCGTGGCGGCCGCCATTACCCCTGTCCCCGGCGGCGTGGGTCCCATGACCATTGCCTGCCTGCTGCTCAATACCCTGAAAACCGCAAGCCTGGCGCTGGGCGTACCCTGCCCTGTGGAAGCTGTTTTTTGACCATCTCCGGCAATATTTACTATCTCTTAGGAATTGTCTGGCATTCCTGTCTGTAAGGACCCCGGAAAACAAGAGGGCCCGTGGCAGAAACCCCCAAGGATGGAGCCGGACATGAAAGCGAACCTGAATATGCGGCTTGCAGCTCTCGCCACCCTCAGCGCCATTGCAGTGGCCCTTCCCGCCATGGCTGCCGAGCGCATTGCGTCCCACGATATCTGGATCCAGGCCGAGCCTGACCGGTCGCTCACCGTAACCGAGGTGATCGAGGTCGAAGCCGATAACCGCCGTATGGGCGATGGTGTTGTCCGCTATGTGGACCTGGACTCGGCGCTGGGCGGAAAGGCCCGCCTGAACCTGCTGTCAGCCACACAGAATGACCAGCTGACCCGCGTTACCCTGTCGGAAGACGGACGGGCC
This window harbors:
- the folD gene encoding bifunctional methylenetetrahydrofolate dehydrogenase/methenyltetrahydrofolate cyclohydrolase FolD, whose amino-acid sequence is MTETRIIDGKAMARDLRTRIAAGVATLKARTGVVPGLAFILAGDDPASQVYVRRKDRACRAAGMESLEYRLPADTAQQALLDLIARLNTDPRAHGILVQLPLPAGLDTRTVIQAIDPAKDVDGIHPVNMGRLVQGLPSPTPCTPMGCMMLLRHAMTGLAGKKALVVGRSMIVGRPMSSLLLAADCTVTVAHAKTADLAAEVRQADILVAAAGKPGLIRGEWLKPGVVVIDVGINRIPGADGKTRLVGDVDFEGAQGVAAAITPVPGGVGPMTIACLLLNTLKTASLALGVPCPVEAVF
- a CDS encoding YggT family protein is translated as MTPLLSAAFWLVLKILQIYLWILIASVVASWLVAFSVINTRHPAIRRILLVLERLTEPLLRPIRRIIPPVAGMDLSPIILALAIIFLQRIIIMYWPMVLY
- a CDS encoding F0F1 ATP synthase subunit gamma, whose translation is MPSLRDLKNRITSVKSTQKITSAMKMVAASKLRRAQEQAEAGRPYADRMARMLASLSAGMAGEEIPPLLAGTGRDQVHLLVVLTSDRGLCGAFNGSVVREIRRKINDLVARGKTVKLLCVGRKGRDLLRRQYPGLIVASFEDVGRKRLSFDDADRITTRILEMFGNGEFDVATLVYNKFRSAISQVVTLQQVVPAPVPATQAGATAGYEFEPDESRILADLLPRNLAVQVYSALLESAASEQGARMTAMDNATRNAGDMIRRLTLTYNRSRQAYITRELIEIISGAEAV